The sequence TTGGCGACGAAGGCAGTGGCGCGTGGATTGGCCGCCGCGCACTCGGTATAGTTGCGGCCGCTGCTGATGGGCGGGAACCATCCACCGAGTTGACGGGAGCGATTCTTACTGCAGCTGAGGCGAATGAACCTTCGGAGCTCATTCCATGGGGCATCGCAGCGACACCGATGGACCTTGCCATGCTTGCTCCCATCGTTTTCAACGCTGCATCGGGCGGCGACATTCGCGCCAACGCACTAGTGTCGCTGGCGGTCGAAGAGCTAGTGCTTCATGTGCGGGCGCTCGCGATTCGACTTTTCGGCGACGATCGCGCAGCGGCGCCGGTTGCGTTCGCCGGCGGGCTGCTGCAGAAGGGAGCGCCCCTCAGAAAGCGTCTCGAGCACCGGCTTAGGTCGGCTGTGCCTGGGGCTCAGCTGAGAGCAGGCGATATCATCGCGGCGCGAGGCGCGGTGAAGGCGGCGATACACATGCTTCAAGGCGCCGATGGCAATGCCTCAGTTTTGCCGGTCGCGCCGACGGTGGGCAAGCCGATCGAGTAGCCGGCCGCGCGCGGAAAGCGCGACGATACGCTCGGCAGAGGGCGCAAGTTGGTTGGAAGCCCGAAGCGGCGTAACGGAACTGCGGAACTGCGTGTTTTCAGGTTGTGCAGATGCCTGGCCCCAGCCGTCAGTAACTGCAAACTGAGAAACGCCGACCCATCAGTTGTCTGTAACAAATGACTCCAGCAGGCGAGGTCGGGGGTCAGGGAGGATTTCTTTCCGTGCGGATTTCTGGAGGCCCGCGGAATGAAAGGGCGGGCGGAAGATACATGGGGCGCGTGAAGTTTCGGGCGTGTCAGATTTTAAAAAGCTTCTCGTTTGGCAAAAGGCCCATTCGTTGGCACTTGAGTGTCATCGCGTTGGGACCGCAATGCGAGGAACCGAACATCCAAGTCTTCGCAGTCAGATGGTCGAGCGGCGATGTCGATCCCGGCGAACATCGTTGAAGGGGTCTCAGGACACCCGGCGCGAATTTGCGCGCTACCTGAAAATTGCGGTCAATTCGGCCGCTGAGCTGGAGTACCACTTGATAACAGGCCGCGATATCGGCGCCATCGGGAAGCCCGATTTCCTGTCTCTCCTCAATCAGCTCGTGGAGGTAAGAAAGATGCTGCACGGCTTGCTCAACTATGCGCGCAAGTCCGAGGCAACCCTCGATGCCACGACACACTGAATCCCCAGCCGCCGCCTGGCCCCTGAACCTCGCGTGCTGGAATCATTGGTTCCCGACGACTGACGGGTCGGCTTTTCTCAGTTTGCGGCTACTGAAACCCGATGCCAGGCTTCTGCACAACCTCAAAACTCAGCTTTTTATCTCACGCCGCCAGTGACTGCTCCACCGCAACATCGGGTACCGGCACGAACTCCCCTTCCCACCGTGCCATCACCACCGTTGCGAGACAGTTGCCCACAAGATTTACGGTCGTTCTCGCCATGTCCATCAGCTCATCGACACCCAGGATGAGTGCCACGGCCTCGAGCGGCAGCCCGAACGACGCCAGCGTTCCCGATAGAATCACGAGCGAAGCACGTGGCACTGCTGCGACGCCCTTACTGGTTACCATCAGCGTCAGCATCATGATGAGCTGCTGGCCGAAGGTCATGTCGACGCCAGCCGCCTGAGCCGCGAACACCGACGCGACCGCCAGGTAAAGCGTAGTACCGTCCAGATTAAACGAGTAGCCGGTCGGCATCACGAACGCGACGATTCGCCGCGGCACGCCGATGCGCTCCATCGCCTGCATCGCGCTTGGCAGGGCGGCTTCTGACGATGTCGTCGAAAACGCGATGAGTGCCGGGGCCTTCACTGCTTTCAGGAACTGTCTTATCGGCACCTTGAACATGATCGCGACAGGGACCAACACGAAGGCGACCAGAACGATCAGAGCCCCGTATAGCGTCAGGATCAGCTTGCCGAGGTTGATGAGAACTCCGACGCCGCTATGACCGACGGTGACAGCCATTGCGGCGCCGATGCCGATTGGCGCGTACCTCATGACGATGCCCGTAAACTTGAACATCACCTCGGCAAGCCCTTCAGCACCCGCAAGTACGAACTCTTTCGGCTTCCCGCGTACCTGCGATAGCGCTATCGCGAACAGGATGGAAAAGAACACGATCTGCAGCACGTCGTTTTTTGCGGCCGCTTCGAAAAAGCTCTGTGGGACAATGTGCTCCAGGAATCCACCAGCTGTCGGGGTATTCGCGGCGAGTTTCTGTCCCTGGTCTGCCGATCCAGCCAAAACCACTCCTTCGCCAGGCCGCACCAGATTCGCGGCCCCAAGCCCGATGAACAGCGCCAGCGTGGTGACAATCTCGAAATAGATGATCGACTTGAAGGCAAGCCGGCCGACGCGCTTCATGTCGTCGCCATGGCCAGCAATTCCCATCACGAGCGTTCCGAATATGATCGGCACGATGATGGACTTGATCATCCGGAGGAAAACTGTGGATAGCGGCTTGAGCGACTGGGCAAAGTCGGGAGCGAGCCATCCAAGTATGGCCCCGACAACCATGCCGATCAGGATCCACTTGGTCAGCGAGACCCGGCGTAGCTGAGTAAAGACGTTCATCAGGCGTTCGGTGGAGGTTCAGTCACGGGCGCGGTGCCGCGGCGAAGCGTTGAATGACGATAGCCATAGGCAAAGTAGATCGCTACACCGATCGCCAGCCAGATGCCGAACCGCTCCCATGCCCGCACCGGGAGGCCGGTCATGATATAAATGCACGAGCCAGCGCCGACCAGCGTCACCGGCCACACAAACGGCACTCTGAAAGGCCGGGGCCGGTCTGGCTGGGTGTATCTCAGGACAAGCACTCCGATACAAACAATCGCGAATGCCGAGAGCGTTCCAATATTGGTGAGATCGTAGATCTCGTTCTCGTCGGCGAACAGGGCACCAACTCCTACCGCAATCCCTGTAATGAGCGTGGTAATGTGTGGTACCCTTGATTTTTTGCTGACCTTCGATGCCCACCCCGGAAGCAAACCGTCGCGGCCCATGGCGAAGAAGATGCGCGGCTGCCCGTACTGAAACACCAGGAGCACAGCAGTGAGCGATATCACCGCGCCCAGCGCAACGATCCAGCTCGCCGTCCCGAGCCCCGCGAGGGTGAGTGCTCTGGACAACGGATCGGCCGCCTTCAGGTCGGTATAAGGCACGATGCCGGTCGCGACTGCGCCGACGATGACGTAGATGACCGTGCAGATTGCGAGACCACCAAGAATTCCTATCGGCATATTGCGTTGAGGATTCTTTGTTTCTTCGGCCGCGGTGGAGATGGCGTCGAAGCCGATGTAGGCGAAGAAGATGATCGCCGCGCCCTGGTGAATTCCGCGCCAGCCATTCGGCGCAAAGGGCACGTAATTCGAGGTGTCGATATGCATCGCGCCAATCACGACGAACAACCCCAGCACCAGCAGCTTTATCACGACCATGACGTTGTTGACGCGTACGCTCTCGCGCACGCCCCGCAGCAACAGCCAGGTAATGGCCATAACGATCGCAAACGCGGGAATATTCAGCAGCACCGGTATTCCGGCGATGCGTGGCGCAGTCTGCATCAAACCCTGCACTGCCGGATCGGAACTGAGCGCCACCGCCCTGTATCCGTGCGTCGCCCACGCAGGAAACGCCAACCCGAATGCTGACAGGAACGAGCTGAAATACCCGCTCCAGGCGACTGCGACGGCGACGTTTCCGACTGCATACTCGAGGATCAGATCCCAGCCGATAATCCACGCCACCAGCTCGCCGAGGGTCGCGTACGAATACGCGTACGCGCTTCCAGCCTGCGGAATCATCGACGCGAGTTCGGCATAGCACAGGGCCGCAAGGCCGCACACAGCTCCGAGCAGGATGAAGGACACCACCAACGCCGGCCCCGCACCATACCGTACAACCACACCGCTCGGCAATATTTCACCCGCCGCGGCCGTGCCGATGGATGAGAAAATCCCGGCACCAATCACCGCCCCGATCGCGAGCATGATCAAATCGCCTGCTCCCAACGCGCGTTTTAACGCGTTGGGATGTCCCTCCTCAGCGAGAAGGTCGGCAATCGGCTTCCGCGCGAAGAGCGAATTCATGCTGCGCTGCTACTTCTCGATTCGCATGCCATAGAAAGAGCGGTGCACGAAGAAGATGGAAATCAGGAAGAAGACGCCCGCCAGTACGTGACTGAGCAATGGCCCGCGTTCAGCAGTAAGCGAAACGGCAAGCTCCACAGCAAGGAGTCCGAACAGCGTCGTGAACTTGATCACAGGATTGAGAGCCACCGAAGATGTGTCCTTGAATGGATCGCCAACCGTATCACCGACAACCGTTGCCGCGTGAAGCTCGGTTCCCTTCTGCTTGAGCTCGACTTCCACGATTTTCTTCGCGTTGTCCCATGCGCCACCGGCGTTTGCCATGAAGATCGCCTGATACAACCCGAACAACGCAATTGAAATCAGATAGCCGATGAAGAAATACGGCTCAACGAACGCGAACGCGAGGGTCGAGAAGAATACCGTGAGGAAAATGTTGAACATTCCCTTCTGCGCATATCTGGTGCAGATCTCGACGACTTTCTTGCTGTCCTCGACCGATGCCTTCGCCGCACTTTCGAGGTTGATGTTCGCCTTGATGAACTCCACCGCCCGGTATGCACCGGTCGTGACAGCCTGAGTCGACGCGCCGACGAACCAATGGATCACGGCGCCACCTGCGATCAGGCCCAGGAGAAATGGCGGATGCAGAATAGAGATGTATTGCAGGAACTCCGGCTGCAACCCCTGAGTGAGTGACACGATGATCGAGAAAATAAGTGTCGTCGCACCAACGACCGCGGTACCGATCAAAACCGGCTTGGCGGTGGCCTTGAACGTATTGCCCGCGCCGTCATTCTCCTCGAGAAGGTGTTTGGCGCGTTCGAAATTGGGCGTAAACCCATAGTCCCGGTTGATCTCTGCATTGATGTTCGGCAGTTGCTCGATGGTGGAAAGCTCGAACACTGATTGAGCATTGTCCGTCACGGGGCCGTACGAATCGACGGCAATCGTCACCGGACCCATCCCCAGAAATCCGAATGCGACGAGACCGAACGCAAACACCGCAGGTCCGATCATGAGTGTCTCGAAGCCGAACGTGCTCACACCGTATGCAATGGACATGAGGATCATGATCGCCATGCCCAGCCAGTAAGCGCTGAAGTTTCCGGCGACGAGCCCGGATAGAATGTTCAGCGACGCACCGCCTTCGCGCGAAGACGTCACCACTTCCTTGACGTGCGTTGATTCGGTCGACGTAAAAATCTTCACGAGCTCTGGAATGATCGCGCCGGCCAGCGTGCCGCAGGTAATGACCGTCGACAGCTTCCACCAGAGGGAACCATCGCCGAGGTCAGGGATAAGCAGCCACGACACGAGGTAGGTCATCACCACTGACACGATCGAGGTGAGCCACACGAGTGACGTAAGCGGCGCCTCGTAGTTCATGTTGTCGGCATTCACGTAGCGCGCCTTGGCGGCTGCTTCATTCATCAGATAGGAGACACCGCTGGCAACGACCATCATGATCCGCATGGCGAAAATCCAGACCAGCAACTGCACCTGGACGACGGGTGACGCCACCGCCAGCAGGATGAATGAAATCAGGGCGACACCCGTGACCCCGTAGGTCTCAAAGCCGTCCGCGCTCGGTCCAACCGAGTCGCCGGCATTATCCCCGGTGCAGTCGGCGATGGTGCCCGGATTGCGGACATCGTCTTCCTTGATATTGAAGACGATCTTCATGAGATCGGCGCCGATGTCGGCGATCTTGGTGAATATTCCGCCGGCGATTCGAAGCGCGGCCGCGCCGAGTGATTCACCGATCGCGAAACCGATGAAGCACGGACCCGCGTAGTCGCCCGGGATGAACAGCAGGATACAAAGCATCAGAAACAGCTCGACGCTGATGAGCAGCATGCCGATGCTCATGCCGGCCTTGAGCGGAATCGAATAGCACGGATACGGCTTGCCCCTGAGACTGGCGAAGGCAGTGCGCGAGTTGGCGAAGGTATTGATACGAATGCCGAACCACGCAACGCCGTAGCTGCCGGCAATGCCGATGAGGCTGAACAGCAGGATTATCGCGACCTTGGTTGCCTCGAAATCGAGCAGAAATCCGAAATACAGCAGAATCACGAACCCGATGAACAGCTCGAGGATCAGAATGAACTTTCCCTGCGTGATCAGATAAGTCTTGCAAGTCTCGTAGATCAGCTCCGAGATCTCGAGCATCGATCCGTGCACCTCCATCTTCTTCAGCTGACCGTATATGACGAGGCCGAAGAGAAGTCCGAGTATGCAGACCAGCAGTCCGCCGGTGAGCAGCGTCGTTCCCGACATTCCAAGAAACTCGACTGCGCCGAGGTCAGGTATGATGAGATTTGCTTCGCCGCCCGGTCGGTGCACTGGAGCCGGCTCGACGGAAGTGCCTGTCGCGGGGCCTGCCTGAGCCAAGCCGGTCGCCGCGGATAACGTGCTGCCAGCGAGGGCAATCAGCGCAACTGACATTACAGTCACAGCCCGACGGAACAGCGGGTGAATCCAAATCGTCATCGAAAATCTCCTGAGGGTAAAAAACTGGCGCCCCGATCCGGCGCCATGGCGGGAAGCAACATCAACGTTCAACAGCTCATTCTTTCAGTTCTCGAGGCACAAGCGGCGTCGCGCTTCCGCTCCGGGGGCGCACATTGTCAAGCTTGCGGAGACATCTTGCGCCAGAGCGAATACACGGGTATGCCGATGGCCACGAGAACGAGGCCGGACAGTGCCTGCGCCCTCGTCTTGTCAGCGATCAGCAGGACAATCGCAACCGTACCCGCCAACAGAATGTAGAGCCCTGGCAGGACGGGATAGCCGATCGCGCGGTACGGGCGTTCAGCGTCGGGTTTCGTGGACCTGAGGATGAACAACCCAACGGTCGTGAGTACGTAAAATATCAACGCTGCGAAAATGACGAAGTCGAGTAGCTGGCCGTAAGTCCCCGTAAGGCACAGCAGGCTTGTCCAGACAGCCTGTACGATCAATGCGGTTGAGGGAACCCGATTGACGTTGAGCTGCGCGGCGCGCTTGAAGAAAAGACCGTCGCGAGCCATCGCGTAGTAGACTCGCGACCCGGCGAGGATCAACCCATTGTTGCAGCCGAACGTCGAGATCAGAATGGCGCTCGCCATTATCGTTCCGCCTATCGCGCCGAATATCACCTCCGCAGCCGCACTTCCGACACGATCCTGCGTCGCGTGCTGAATGCCACGGCCTATAACAGACGCGGCATCCTTGGCGCCGTCAAGCGGCAGCACGTTGAGATAAGCAATGTTGGCCAGAAGGTAGAGCGCGCTGACCAGTCCGGTTCCCATCAGCAGGGCGAGCGGAAGATTTCGCTGCGGATTCTTTACTTCAGCTGCCGCGAACGTGACGTTATTCCACGCGTCGCTCGAGAAAAGCGATCCCACGAGTGACGCACCGAAAGCGATGAGAAACACCGACGAAACATCGACATTGCCGGTAAACCTGCCGGGGCCGAAGTTGGCGGCGACGGCGTCGGCATTTCGACCAACGGTGAGAGCGAGAAGAATGAGCGCGGCAAGCGCCCCCGTCTTCACCACAGTGAGCGTGGTCTGGACAAACTTTCCTTCCTTGACGCCGCGGAGATTGATCCACGTCAAAACCCATACGCTCAGGAGAGCGATGAGCCGCTGGGGCGACAGCCCCATCTCCACGAGTCCGCCAGGGGTATTGAAATCGATCTGCGGAAACCAGGAAAAGCGGTCGGGTGTGATGCCGGGCCATAGGACTCCCAGGAAGCGCCCGAATCCTACAGCCACGGCCGCAATCGTTCCCGTTTGAATGACAATGAACAGCGTCCAGCCGTATAGAAAACCCATGAGGGGCCCCATGGATTCACGCAGGAACACGTACTGGCCTCCCGCACGCGGATACATTGCAGCGAGCTCGCCGTACGCAAGCGCGCCGAGCATGGTGATCACTCCGGCGACGACCCACGCAAGCATCAGCCACAGGGGCGAGCCGACCGTCCGCGAAATATCGGCCGACACAATGAAGATTCCGCTGCCAATCATCGATCCGGCGACGAGCATCGTCGCGTCGGTGAGCGTCAGCGCCTTGACGAAGTCACCCGACGTCGGAGTTCCGTCGGGGGATCTCGGGTCGTCATCGACCTGCTCGGGCGCGTCGTATGTGCCGGGCATATTCGTCATCCAATAACTCCGCGGGTATGGATACCGTCTGTCGCCCGGTGATCAGCGGGCGGAATCTACAGGCGACGCCGGTGTACTGCTAGGAGGCAGGACAGTCTGGATTCAGAAGATGAATTGGATGTCTACGGTGTCTCGTATCGGGGTTCCATCGGCCTTGACCCCCGGACGGAACCGAAGTGCGAGCAGAACCTCACGCAGTCGGCGGTTGTATCCGCCATCGCGGGATGGGTTGAAGCCGAGCAGCGTCGACTTCCCTTTTTCGTCAACATCGAAGTAAGCCGTCAGGTGATACCCTCTGAGCGACGAAGGCGCCGGAAGTGGTGGCAGGAAAAACTGCGTTGGAGTGGGAGGAAAACTGCTTCCGGGACCTCCTCCTGTGCCTGGACCATTTGCCGATCCTGTGCCCGTCCCGACGCCCGATCCAACTCCGCCCCCGCTTCCCGGTCCGGCGCCCGCTGACCCGCTGGTGCCAGCGCCACTTCCGGCAGGCCCGGTTGTAGCCGCACCCGTTGGCGGTAGCACGGACGGCGCCTGGGCGAGAGGCACCGCGGCGGGTGGCACCACCGGCACCGTCTTCGGCAGTTCCATCGGGATTGGCGCAACGAGCGCTGCCGCGTCGGGAGCAGGTGGCTTGATGCGAACGAATTGCAAACGCTGTGCGGCACCGGAACGTCCGCCCCCTGAACCTCCCCCGCCTCCGCCCGCCGGCCCTGCACCGCCGCCGCCAGTGGCAGGTTCAGCCTTGAAACTCTTACGAGCTATTGGAAACAGAACGAGGAAAATGATCAGCGCATGTGCAAAAAGAGAGGCGGCGACACCCTTCCACCGCCCCTCTCTGCTGCTTCGTGGTACGCCGACGGGCGCTCGGTACCGGTTACCTATGGAGCCGCCGGATCCTTATCCTTCGGAGACACACCGATGACCTTGACGCCAGCCCCGCGGGCGACATCCATGGCATAAATCACCTGAGAATACTTGACGGCCTTAGGTGCACCCTTGACGAAAATGATCTTCTCAGGACGCGCCTTGTAAATCTCGGTCAACCGTGCCAGCAACCGCGCCTTTGGAACCTCCTCTTTGTTCACGAGATACTTTTCGCCAGCAAGTACTTCGAGCACGATCTGCGGAGGCGGATTGGTGCTCTCAGTGGTTTCGATGGGATCAGGTAGCTGAAGATCGATCGCCTTCCTCGACATCGGCACCACGAGCATGAAGATGATCAGCAGTACCAGCAGCACGTCGATCATCGGAGTGACGTTGATCTCGTTGGTTAGAGCCCCGCCTTCCCCTCCAGTAGACATTGACATCAGTCTTTACCGCCTGCGGGTTTGCCACCACCCAGAAGGTTATCGGTGGCAATCAGGGAAACAGTCCCTGGCTGCTGATCCGTGATCATTCCCGTAACGCGAACTTCGTTCTTCGAGGCGATGTCGAGAGCGTCGAGAACCTTCCCGTACTCGAGATCCTTGTGCGCCTTTACATACAACAGTTTGTCATCCTCACGATTCTCGTAGATCGTCTTGAGACGCTGAGCGAGCTCCGCGTTTGGAATCGGCGCCTTGTTCAGGAAGTATTGCCCGTTGGCGTCGATGCCGAGAACCTGGTCGCGATCCTCCTCCGGATGTGGCTTGAGGTTCACGCCCTGCGGAGGAATCGCCTGAAAGCCGGCGCTGATCGCGGGAATGACGAGCATGAAGATGATGAGGAGAACCAGCATGACGTCGATCATCGGCGTCACGTTGGGTTCTGCCTTGATATTACTGCGCGTTGCGCCTGATGACATGGACATGGGCCGGAACTCCTTGCGCTAATTCGAGATAGGCGCGGATCCGGCCGTAGCCGTGGTGTTGAATTCGCGGGTGAAGCGCGACCGGCCGAACTCGCCGCTCACGTTCTTGATCATGTAGTCGATCATCTCCTTCGAGGTATACGTCATCTCGGCGGTGAGATTATCGATCTTGACCTGGAAGAAGTTGTACGACCACACCGCCGGAATTGCGACGATGAGTCCGAACGCCGTGGTAATGAGTGCCTCGGCCACACCGGCGGAGATCGCGGAAAGTCCGCCGGAGCCGGACGATGCCATACCGACGAACGCGTTGACGATACCCATCGTTGTTCCGAGCAACCCGACGAATGGAGCGGTCGCGCCGACCGTGGCGAGAATGCCGAGGCCGCGCTTCAGATCGGTGATCGTCATCAGCATCTCGCGCTCGATCGCGCGCTCAGCCGAGTTGATATCACCGACGTTGACTGTGCCATCCTGAATCAGCGGCTTGATTTCCGTAAGCGCGCCGCCAAGGACGCGGGCAACATGCGACTTCTTGTACTTCTCGGAAAGCGTGACCGCTTCAGTGAGATTGTCTTCTTCGAGAAACTGCGAAAATTCAGGAGCGAACTTACGGGTTTCCTTCTGGGCTTGCTTCAGATCCCACCACTTTTTGATCGTGACCGTGAGCGACCAGATGGACATGAAGAGAAGCGTGAAGACGATGCCTTTGGCGAACCAGCCCATTTCATGCCAGAGGTCGATAAGAGAAAGTCCCATGGTATTTGATTCCCGGTTGGTTGTTGTTGTGGTTGGTTATCTGTCGAGCTTGAACTGGAAACTCTGCTGCACGAGCTGCTTTACCTTCTTTCCGCCGACTTCGGCCGCGTAGAAACGCATCTGCGGCAGCGCGGTGCGGACCGCGTTTGCAAACATGTCGTTGGTAGCCTTGAGGACCTTGAATGAGCTCGTCTCGGCTTTGCCGTCCTCGTTGACGACGAACTGCGCCTGTACTTCACCCTCGACTCCCGAGGATCGGAGTGCATCGGGATAGCGCGGGCTGCCCGTACCCGGAATCTGGGCGACAGGCTTCTCGACCTGAAAATCGAAATACGGCTCGTTGCTGATTTTCTGCGGCGTACCGCCAGCGACACCGGCAGCAACTCCGCCCTTTACGCCCTTGCCACTGAAGTCGGCTTCATTCGTGACTTTCTTGCTGAGATCAATATCCGGAATCTTGATCGGAATATCGACCGGTGCCTGAAGCACCTGGAAGCCTTTCGGCGGCGGCGCCTTCATGACGACATCCTTCGGCGGCGGCGGCGGCGGCTCCTTGGGCTTGGGCGGCGGAGGCGGTTCCTTCTTCATTTCGACGAACTGGATCTTTTCGTTCTTCGTCTTGTCGTCGGCGATCCCGGCACGCGCAGTCGCAATGACGGCGAGCGCGATCAGACCTCCATGGAACACCATGCTGAACATGGTTCCGCCTGCAAGCTTCTGCTTCTTGGGCTGCGACTCGATCAGTAGATTGAACATTGATTCACCGAGTTGAGTATGGGTGAGTTGTAGCTTATTCGCACCCGGGTCCCGAAGTAATAGCAGGAAGATTAAGAATCCATGAAATCGGTCTTAATCGGCGATTCATGCTTTCACCTGCGTCGGCAAGGGCAGCGTTACAGTAAAGAGACTGCCTTTCCCCAATCGCGACGATGCAGTCAGCGTGCCACCATGTGCCTGAGCGATCCACTGGCTGATGGCGAGACCAAGGCCGAACCCGCCGCGCTCCGACATGCGCGAACGTGCGCGGTCGGCCCGCCAGAACCGTTCGAAGATGTACGGCACGTCCGCAGCAGCAATTCCAATTCCCGTATCCCGAACCGCAAATGTCACGTTGTCGGGATGAACTCCAAGTCCGATATCTACTTTCCCGCCAGGCGGAGTGTACTTGATTGCGTTAGTCACGAGATTGAGAAACAACTGGCGCAACCTCGTCGGATCACCCATCACTGTAATCGTTGCCGTGAAGGGAAGATTCACAGCGACTCCCGCGCCTTCCCCAAGTATCTGCGCGGTCTCGTAAACATCCTTCACCAGTGGCTCGAGCTCGACCGGCTCGCGGTGGATGTCAAACCGTCCTTCGTCGGCGCGCGCAAGAGTGAGCAGGCTTTCGACGAGATCGGCCATCCGCGTCGTCTCATGCAGCGCCTCCTCCAGCGCCACCATTCTTTCGTCTCGCGACGGCTCGCTCATCGCCCGCTCGACGTCAGCCCGCATCACCGTCAACGGAGTCTTGAGTTCGTGACTCGCATCGGCAGTAAACCGTCGAAGCCCCATGAACGAGCTTTCGAGGCGCTCGATCATTGCATTGAGCGTCGACACCAGACTCGCAAACTCACGCCCCGAGTTATCCATGCTCAGCCGGCGGTGAAGGCTGCGACCGTCGCTGATCGCCGCGACATCGTGCGTCAGCTTGGCGATTCGCTGCGAGGTGAGTCCGAATGCCGCGTAGGCCCCCCAGCCCGCCAGTGCAATCAGAACTGGAGCAATGATAAAGAACGTCACTATAAACTCGCGCGGTAATGCGGTGCGCGAGCGCGTAGGCACTCCCACAACGACCCTGCCGAGGCTCGCCGTCGGGCTGGAGAGCGCATTCGCGATGAGCAACAGCCGCTCGTTCGCTGTTGGCAGCGACAGCAAGCCGGCCGGGCCTCCAACGCGCAGATTGACGAGCTGCCCCGCTAGCAGCGAAGAATCGGAAGCACCCAACCGCTGTGCCGCGGGAGACTGGTAAATGGGAATACCCCGGGTATCGGTTATTACCAGGTAGTCCGGAAACGCGCCGAGCATCGACCGCAGCAGCGGAGTGACGAACAGCGCCTGACCGGCGGTATCGCGTCCGACGACGGTTTGCACGCCTTCGCGCGTCTCACGAATCACCGTCGCCGCTAATTCCGCCTGCGTTGCGGCATGTCGCGCGATATCGCTGTATACGGATGCATTCCGCACCTGCCAGACGGTCAGGCCCAGCGCCGCAGTGACGGCGACGAGCCCAGCTACGAACGAGGCAGTAAGGTTCGTCCGGGTGGATGCCACAATGCTTCAGCGGCTCACGGTTTGCGGCTCGTCGCGAATCACGTAGCCGACCCCGCGGATCGTGTGGATCAGTTTCGTGGCATGCGCGGCGTCGATTTTTTTCCGCAGATGATTGATGACAACGTCGACGATGTTTGTGCCGGGATCGAAATGATATCCCCACGCATACTCGGTGATGAGCGTGCGGCTCATCACCCGGTCGGAATGCCTCATCAGATACTCGAGAACTGTGTATTCCTTTGGGGTCAGCTCGATCGATTCGCCAGCGCGGGAAACCTCCCGCGTGTCAAGGTGCAGCGAGAGATCGGCAACCTTGAGCGCCGGTGACGCCAGCGCGCGCGGGCGTCGTGAAAGTGCTTCCACCCGCGCAAGCAGCTCCTCGAAGGCGAAAGGCTTGGTCACGTAGTCATCGGCACCTGCCCGCAGAGTTTCAACTTTGGCGTCGATGGCATCCTGGGCAGTGAGGACCAGCACCGGACGCTCGAAGCCACGCCTCCGCAGGTCGTTGAGCACCTGAAGGCCCGGCTTGCCCGGCAGCCGCATGTCGAGAATGACGAGATCGTAGTTGCCCGAAAATGCCATCTGCTCGCCGTCGTCGCCGTTTGCAACGAGATCCACACCCCAGCGCTGCTCTTCGAGGCCTCGCTTCACGAACTGGCCTACTGTGGGGTCATCCTCG is a genomic window of Gemmatimonadaceae bacterium containing:
- a CDS encoding BadF/BadG/BcrA/BcrD ATPase family protein, which encodes MADIVAGVDGGGTKTHAIVAGFDGEAVGEAIGPGSATGPGRAERSAQSIGETVRSAMAAAGEPEGRARILVAGVAGAGRANEARALRDALEDLDVADEIAVVGDGEIALTDAFDGRAGIILIAGTGSIAYGRSPSNTIARCGGWGPAFGDEGSGAWIGRRALGIVAAAADGREPSTELTGAILTAAEANEPSELIPWGIAATPMDLAMLAPIVFNAASGGDIRANALVSLAVEELVLHVRALAIRLFGDDRAAAPVAFAGGLLQKGAPLRKRLEHRLRSAVPGAQLRAGDIIAARGAVKAAIHMLQGADGNASVLPVAPTVGKPIE
- a CDS encoding four helix bundle protein — protein: MSDFKKLLVWQKAHSLALECHRVGTAMRGTEHPSLRSQMVERRCRSRRTSLKGSQDTRREFARYLKIAVNSAAELEYHLITGRDIGAIGKPDFLSLLNQLVEVRKMLHGLLNYARKSEATLDATTH
- a CDS encoding cation:dicarboxylase symporter family transporter, translated to MNVFTQLRRVSLTKWILIGMVVGAILGWLAPDFAQSLKPLSTVFLRMIKSIIVPIIFGTLVMGIAGHGDDMKRVGRLAFKSIIYFEIVTTLALFIGLGAANLVRPGEGVVLAGSADQGQKLAANTPTAGGFLEHIVPQSFFEAAAKNDVLQIVFFSILFAIALSQVRGKPKEFVLAGAEGLAEVMFKFTGIVMRYAPIGIGAAMAVTVGHSGVGVLINLGKLILTLYGALIVLVAFVLVPVAIMFKVPIRQFLKAVKAPALIAFSTTSSEAALPSAMQAMERIGVPRRIVAFVMPTGYSFNLDGTTLYLAVASVFAAQAAGVDMTFGQQLIMMLTLMVTSKGVAAVPRASLVILSGTLASFGLPLEAVALILGVDELMDMARTTVNLVGNCLATVVMARWEGEFVPVPDVAVEQSLAA
- a CDS encoding amino acid permease — encoded protein: MNSLFARKPIADLLAEEGHPNALKRALGAGDLIMLAIGAVIGAGIFSSIGTAAAGEILPSGVVVRYGAGPALVVSFILLGAVCGLAALCYAELASMIPQAGSAYAYSYATLGELVAWIIGWDLILEYAVGNVAVAVAWSGYFSSFLSAFGLAFPAWATHGYRAVALSSDPAVQGLMQTAPRIAGIPVLLNIPAFAIVMAITWLLLRGVRESVRVNNVMVVIKLLVLGLFVVIGAMHIDTSNYVPFAPNGWRGIHQGAAIIFFAYIGFDAISTAAEETKNPQRNMPIGILGGLAICTVIYVIVGAVATGIVPYTDLKAADPLSRALTLAGLGTASWIVALGAVISLTAVLLVFQYGQPRIFFAMGRDGLLPGWASKVSKKSRVPHITTLITGIAVGVGALFADENEIYDLTNIGTLSAFAIVCIGVLVLRYTQPDRPRPFRVPFVWPVTLVGAGSCIYIMTGLPVRAWERFGIWLAIGVAIYFAYGYRHSTLRRGTAPVTEPPPNA